A stretch of Arctopsyche grandis isolate Sample6627 chromosome 9, ASM5162203v2, whole genome shotgun sequence DNA encodes these proteins:
- the ScsbetaA gene encoding succinyl-coenzyme A synthetase beta subunit, ADP-forming: MSLWLQRTLRHEGLIARVLCANNWPSNNAQPVRKLNVHEHISYTLLNDAGIPVPKFSVAGTKQEAIEHAKNLNSKDIVLKAQVLAGGRGKGHFKSGLKGGVRMVHEPEEAGELSHQMLGQLLITKQTGEAGRICNKVMVTERKFPRREFYFAIMMERAFAGPVIIASSEGGVNIEDVARDNPDAICYEPIDIIQGITRQQALSVAEKVGLGERKEQTADMLIKMYDLFVKKDALLVEINPYAEDAKTGDFFSLDAKFRFDDNAEFRQKELFALRDTTQEDPKEVDAAKFDLNYIALDGSIGCMVNGAGLAMATMDIISLHGGKPANFLDVGGGASTKAVYEAFKIISSDPKVQAILVNIFGGIMRCDVIAEGIIQATKELNLKIPIICRLQGTMVNEAKKLIAESGLRILPRDDLDEAATLAVQLSDIITLAKQAHLDVKFEIPKYQ; the protein is encoded by the exons GTTTTGTGTGCCAATAATTGGCCGAGCAACAATGCACAACCCGTCCGAAAGTTGAACGTCCACGAACACATCAGCTACACGTTGCTCAACGATGCCGGTATTCCAGTGCCGAAATTCAGCGTCGCCGGCACCAAGCAAGAAGCCATCGAGCATGCCAAGAATCTCAATTCGAAGGATATCGTTTTGAAAGCtcag GTTCTTGCCGGCGGTAGGGGAAAAGGCCATTTCAAGAGCGGTCTCAAAGGCGGAGTGCGAATGGTGCacga GCCGGAAGAAGCCGGAGAGCTGTCCCATCAGATGTTGGGTCAGCTGCTCATCACGAAGCAGACGGGCGAAGCCGGTCGCATCTGCAACAAAGTCATGGTCACCGAAAGGAAGTTCCCCAGGAGAGAGTTCTACTTTGCCATCATGATGGAGAGAGCTTTCGct ggtCCAGTAATCATCGCTTCTTCAGAAGGTGGTGTTAATATTGAAGACGTAGCTCGCGATAATCCCGATGCTATTTGCTATGAACCGATCGATATCATACAGGGTATTACCAGACAGCAGGCTTTATCTGTTGCTGAAAAG gtcGGCTTGGGTGAAAGGAAGGAACAAACTGCCGATATGTTGATCAAAATGTACGATCTGTTTGTGAAGAAGGACGCTCTCCTCGTTGAGATTAACCCTTATGCCGAAGACGCCAAAACCGGAGACT TTTTCAGTCTCGACGCTAAGTTCCGGTTTGACGACAACGCTGAATTTAGGCAAAAGGAATTGTTCGCTTTGCGCGACACAACGCAAGAAGATCCTAAGGAAGTCGACGCTGCCAAATTTGATCTTAACTACATCGCTTTGGACGGTAGCATCGGTTGCATGGTCAACGGAGCCGGATTAGCCATGGCTACAATGGACATCATCTCTCTGCACGGCGGTAAGCCTGCGAATTTCTTGGACGTCGGAGGTGGTGCTTCAACGAAAGCCGTCTAT GAAGCGTTCAAAATCATCAGCTCAGATCCGAAGGTGCAGGCTATATTAGTCAATATTTTCGGTGGTATTATGAGGTGTGACGTAATCGCTGAGGGTATCATCCAGGCTACTAAAGAACTCAACTTGAAGATTCCGATCATCTGTCGGCTTCAA GGTACTATGGTTAACGAGGCTAAGAAGTTGATTGCGGAGTCGGGTCTTCGTATTTTGCCCAGAGACGATTTGGACGAGGCTGCGACTCTCGCTGTACAACTGTCGGACATCATCACTCTCGCAAAACAAGCCCATTTGGacgttaaatttgaaattcctAAATATCAATAA
- the LOC143916771 gene encoding small integral membrane protein 8, translated as MSEEQKRPAPGDGIRTIRSTNLFKAVNFELYVKPNIVIMSVGLTCFGLCLGYIAYMRQKYESMGYYSAITNDGNELFEKKKSKWD; from the exons ATGTCTGAAGAACAGAAACGACCAGCTCCAGGAGATGGAATCAGAACAATCAGAAGCACCAACCTTTTTAAGGCTGTTAATTTTGAACTCTACGTGAAGCCG AATATCGTAATCATGTCGGTTGGACTTACATGTTTTGGATTATGTCTCGGATACATAGCTTACATGAGGCAGAAGTACGAATCAATGGGATATTATTCTGCAATTACAAACGATGGAAATGAGCTCTTCGAGAAGAAAAAATCAAAGTGGGATTAA